In Anabaena cylindrica PCC 7122, a single genomic region encodes these proteins:
- a CDS encoding ParA family protein encodes MIIALANQKGGVAKTTSTICLGGLLAKHSNVLAIDLDPQGNLTTGLGVEVADDQISCYDVITEQAEVMDAVVPTNCGLNLLPADINLAKGETEILTKIGNFYILKEKLVPVLSQFQHVLIDCPPSLGLLTVNALAAADVVLIPVQCQFFALKGLAALLETVASVQKRLNPQLQILGVLPTMAENTVMTQDVLASLRKRLQDIHVFDPVPKSIKFSESNLAGEPIHIYAKESKLVQPYQKIAKLITGKK; translated from the coding sequence ATGATTATTGCTTTAGCCAATCAGAAAGGAGGTGTTGCCAAAACCACCTCTACTATATGCTTAGGCGGATTATTAGCAAAGCATAGTAACGTCCTAGCTATTGATTTAGATCCTCAAGGCAACCTCACTACAGGGTTAGGTGTGGAAGTTGCTGATGACCAAATCAGTTGTTACGACGTAATTACAGAACAAGCAGAAGTCATGGATGCCGTAGTACCTACCAATTGCGGACTTAATCTGTTACCTGCTGACATTAATCTGGCTAAGGGAGAAACTGAAATTCTCACGAAAATAGGTAATTTCTACATTTTGAAAGAGAAATTAGTTCCTGTACTCAGCCAGTTCCAGCACGTTTTAATTGATTGCCCGCCGTCTTTGGGACTTCTAACAGTTAATGCCCTAGCAGCAGCAGATGTAGTGTTAATTCCAGTGCAGTGTCAGTTTTTTGCTCTAAAAGGATTAGCTGCACTTTTAGAAACAGTTGCCAGTGTTCAGAAGCGGCTTAATCCTCAGTTACAAATACTGGGGGTGTTGCCAACAATGGCAGAAAATACGGTAATGACTCAAGATGTCTTGGCCTCTCTGAGAAAACGACTGCAAGATATTCACGTATTTGACCCTGTTCCCAAGTCCATCAAGTTTTCAGAGTCAAATTTAGCCGGCGAACCTATTCATATCTATGCCAAAGAATCTAAATTGGTGCAGCCTTACCAAAAAATCGCCAAGTTAATTACTGGAAAAAAATAA
- a CDS encoding DoxX family protein has protein sequence MLKKYIPLVARSFLAVIFIYTGLNKVFNFSQTSESMAKAGLPIVGVLLVFTIAFQILGGLSIILGYKAEIGAILLIIFLIPATIVFHNPFADPSQFNNFFKNLSIIGGLLLVLTYGSGSLSLDQSER, from the coding sequence ATGTTAAAAAAATACATTCCTTTGGTTGCTCGTTCATTTTTAGCCGTGATTTTTATTTACACTGGCTTGAACAAAGTGTTTAATTTCTCTCAGACAAGTGAGTCTATGGCTAAAGCTGGACTACCAATAGTAGGAGTGCTACTAGTTTTTACAATTGCATTTCAGATTTTAGGTGGATTGTCCATTATTCTCGGCTACAAAGCGGAAATTGGCGCGATTCTACTCATCATTTTTCTGATTCCCGCTACCATTGTTTTTCATAATCCTTTTGCTGATCCTAGTCAATTCAATAATTTTTTCAAAAACTTGTCGATTATCGGTGGACTGCTCCTAGTCCTTACTTATGGATCTGGTTCTCTCAGTTTAGATCAAAGCGAACGCTAA
- a CDS encoding endonuclease domain-containing protein: MSEAQKPLTKFNPSGEEQNLNASAIVVQSSRLKYFIELRTTTLIDYMLKIYTTSTSAYTRKSISDWLNIRNKPGFYKELSPNLHLAYGDQRDGHGSQHWWKLFFNEDYKPSILIHIKIEINLVKSQNSPDDSNSQYQWGGLNFRSKTEVRIAHALHSQRILFFANSRAYMDLTDLPISNSDNQSKERVEIDFLVFHKQKCMILEVDGVHHQEASQKTRDYRRDRVLLRDGIRTVRFDAGECYNRPIDVVMEFLNLF; this comes from the coding sequence ATGAGTGAAGCCCAAAAACCGCTAACAAAATTTAATCCATCAGGAGAAGAACAAAATCTAAATGCAAGTGCAATTGTAGTTCAAAGTTCTAGATTGAAGTATTTTATCGAATTAAGAACTACAACACTAATTGATTATATGTTAAAAATATATACAACCAGTACTTCTGCTTATACCAGAAAAAGTATTAGTGATTGGTTAAACATCAGAAATAAACCGGGATTTTATAAAGAATTATCGCCTAACTTACATTTAGCTTATGGAGATCAACGAGATGGACATGGTTCACAACATTGGTGGAAATTATTCTTCAATGAAGATTATAAGCCAAGTATATTAATTCATATAAAAATTGAAATTAACTTAGTTAAAAGTCAAAATTCACCAGATGACAGTAACTCCCAATATCAATGGGGTGGTTTAAATTTTAGGTCAAAAACAGAAGTAAGAATAGCCCACGCCTTACACAGTCAAAGGATTTTATTCTTTGCCAATAGTCGGGCTTATATGGATTTAACTGATTTACCTATTTCTAATAGTGATAATCAATCTAAGGAAAGAGTAGAAATTGATTTTTTGGTATTTCATAAACAAAAGTGTATGATTCTAGAGGTTGATGGAGTTCACCACCAGGAAGCATCACAAAAAACTAGAGACTATAGAAGGGATAGGGTTTTATTGCGTGATGGTATTCGGACTGTTAGGTTTGATGCTGGTGAGTGTTACAACCGTCCTATAGATGTTGTTATGGAATTTTTGAACTTATTTTAA
- a CDS encoding ISL3 family transposase, with protein sequence MKFSVDQILNLPEMKVLDFQELVGAGIIITIEKAVNYSTCPDCEKTTYSIHQNHWRLIHDLSWSEKPVLLRINRRQFKCNKCKKVFSEKLNFVDKSKGYTKRLAIDIVAQVLDSNIHSVAERNDLSDEEVESMLKAQVSQILNINLNQVKRLGIDEIALVKGQGSYLAVLVDLDTRKPIELVKSRRIEEIREVIVKWGSQVLEQIVEVSMDLWSPYKSLVEELMPNANITADRFHVMKQVNDELDAMRKSEKRAAMSLDNKSERDRILAGLNKSKYSLIKNEDSLNEQQKERLNNVQKVSPILAKMHALKEEFRDIFESTKSWGESIMNLLDWMHDGLSYFPKSIGTMIRWFGEVVGYFDGRTTSGTVEGINNKLKLIKRLGYGFRNFSNFRLRSLLNWHFSINSP encoded by the coding sequence ATGAAATTTAGCGTAGATCAAATCCTCAATCTCCCAGAGATGAAAGTGTTAGATTTTCAAGAACTTGTTGGGGCAGGAATAATTATAACAATAGAGAAAGCTGTCAACTATTCTACTTGTCCAGACTGTGAAAAAACCACCTATAGTATACATCAAAATCATTGGCGGCTAATTCACGATTTATCTTGGAGTGAAAAACCAGTATTGTTAAGAATAAATCGCCGTCAATTCAAATGTAACAAGTGCAAAAAGGTCTTCAGTGAAAAGCTAAATTTTGTAGATAAAAGTAAAGGATATACTAAAAGACTAGCCATAGATATAGTTGCACAAGTATTAGACAGTAATATTCATAGTGTTGCCGAAAGAAATGACTTAAGCGATGAAGAAGTTGAATCAATGTTAAAGGCACAAGTATCACAAATATTAAACATTAATTTAAATCAGGTGAAAAGGTTAGGCATAGATGAGATTGCTTTGGTGAAAGGTCAAGGAAGTTATTTAGCAGTATTAGTAGATTTAGATACTCGTAAACCTATTGAGTTGGTGAAGTCAAGAAGAATAGAAGAAATACGTGAAGTTATTGTCAAATGGGGATCTCAGGTACTTGAACAAATAGTTGAAGTGAGTATGGATCTTTGGTCTCCTTATAAAAGTTTAGTAGAAGAATTAATGCCAAATGCGAATATAACTGCTGATAGATTTCATGTAATGAAACAAGTAAATGATGAATTAGATGCTATGCGTAAATCTGAAAAGAGAGCCGCCATGTCTTTAGATAATAAATCAGAGCGAGACCGAATATTAGCAGGATTAAATAAAAGCAAATATAGCTTAATAAAAAATGAAGATTCTTTAAATGAACAACAAAAAGAAAGATTAAATAATGTTCAAAAAGTTTCCCCTATTCTGGCAAAAATGCACGCCCTAAAAGAAGAATTTCGAGACATATTTGAATCCACTAAGTCTTGGGGCGAAAGCATAATGAATTTATTAGATTGGATGCACGATGGACTTTCTTATTTTCCCAAAAGTATAGGAACAATGATTAGGTGGTTTGGTGAAGTTGTAGGTTATTTTGACGGCAGAACTACTAGTGGTACTGTAGAAGGAATTAATAATAAACTCAAATTAATCAAAAGACTTGGATATGGATTTCGTAACTTTAGCAATTTCAGATTACGTAGTTTATTAAACTGGCACTTTAGTATTAATTCTCCATAA
- a CDS encoding viperin family antiviral radical SAM protein, with amino-acid sequence MKPISVNFHLWKPCNYHCRFCFATFPDIEGALTLNDAKHLLFLLREAGAEKLNFAGGEPTLHPNIGELVAESHRLGFITSLVSNGARMNQLLEKHANEMDWVALSVDSASEVIQKNLGRGNGNHVIQSIALFDKLHQYSIRVKLNTVVTNLNYQENMSAFVRRVRPERWKIFQVLPVQGQNDGSVEELLISPQQFQEFVERHQPLINEGFQVIPESNDLMKDSYIMVNPQGQFYNITKDNGLLRLFYGEN; translated from the coding sequence ATGAAACCAATTTCTGTAAATTTTCATCTGTGGAAACCATGCAATTATCACTGCCGATTTTGTTTTGCTACCTTTCCTGATATCGAAGGAGCTTTAACTTTAAATGACGCTAAACATCTTCTTTTCTTATTACGTGAGGCAGGAGCAGAAAAACTTAACTTTGCTGGGGGAGAACCAACACTACACCCTAACATTGGTGAACTTGTGGCTGAATCGCATCGTTTGGGATTTATAACCAGTCTTGTGAGTAATGGTGCGCGAATGAATCAATTACTAGAAAAACACGCTAATGAAATGGATTGGGTTGCATTGTCTGTGGATTCTGCTTCAGAAGTGATTCAAAAAAATTTAGGACGAGGGAATGGTAATCATGTAATACAATCAATTGCTTTATTTGATAAATTACATCAGTATAGTATCCGTGTTAAACTTAATACAGTAGTTACTAATTTGAACTACCAGGAAAATATGTCAGCTTTTGTACGGCGGGTGCGTCCAGAACGATGGAAAATCTTTCAAGTATTACCAGTACAGGGTCAAAATGATGGTAGCGTTGAGGAACTGCTGATATCACCACAACAGTTTCAAGAATTTGTTGAACGACACCAACCCCTTATAAACGAAGGATTTCAAGTTATTCCAGAATCAAATGACTTGATGAAAGATTCCTACATAATGGTCAATCCACAAGGGCAGTTTTACAACATCACTAAAGACAATGGGCTCTTGCGTCTCTTTTATGGAGAAAACTAA
- a CDS encoding deoxynucleoside kinase: MKKFPFLAFEGLDGAGKTTLAELFAKQQNFDYYGSIPPELISLRKQIAATNSPISTFHFYSLCNILRSYEYRLKLNDLGVVADRYVFSTFAYHSLLMKQDLSSYLHILQSEQNFLLPDVIVYVTASQSTINQRITQRSQKVPMQWYGDKVSLEYNLDESYKRIFSLVNIPIVQIDTTNSNPEQAYSNLCCELYKIKDTIPILKTISFNID, from the coding sequence ATGAAAAAGTTTCCTTTTTTAGCATTTGAAGGATTAGACGGGGCTGGCAAAACCACCTTAGCAGAACTATTTGCAAAGCAGCAAAATTTTGATTATTACGGTAGCATACCACCTGAATTAATTTCTTTAAGGAAGCAAATAGCCGCAACTAATTCCCCAATTAGCACATTCCATTTTTATAGTTTGTGCAACATTTTACGTAGTTATGAATACAGACTAAAATTAAATGATTTAGGGGTTGTGGCTGATAGATATGTGTTCTCTACTTTTGCTTATCATAGTCTGCTGATGAAACAAGACTTGTCTTCTTATCTGCATATACTACAATCAGAACAAAATTTTTTACTACCTGATGTCATTGTTTATGTAACAGCATCTCAGTCAACAATTAACCAACGTATTACCCAACGAAGTCAGAAAGTTCCTATGCAATGGTATGGGGATAAAGTTTCTCTTGAATATAATTTGGACGAATCATACAAACGTATATTTTCATTAGTTAATATACCAATCGTACAAATTGATACAACTAATTCAAATCCTGAGCAAGCATATTCTAATTTGTGCTGCGAACTATATAAAATTAAAGATACCATACCAATATTAAAGACTATAAGTTTTAACATTGACTAA
- a CDS encoding MotA/TolQ/ExbB proton channel family protein → MTAKSLNFSPKSERQELDVKLWLILAIGLIVTLGIYVAVLPVKNTFLGTLLYERGFTQILAIFLGGMVMTITVLKFTKIQLESKAFSKDLLPGNILLENPKSVQVEKLQQSLSSEKSLLARRCNRVIAAYIASGNKQIATEFAMEDSAFYSSTAETSYSVARILVWAIPLLGFIGTVVGISGAVNGFSGFLQQSSDIEQIKQGIGTVTSGLAVAFDTTLLALFVSVLVMIPLVLVERQESRLLLAIDIYINDRLLPRLKAAESLDKTIVDDAISQAFQKHLPSPEVLIKPAQEYAKQAADALAQGFLSEVGKIHGTTNKLIQQMSYINQMAVKDRENFISTLAQQEQSSQKIVQEIQQISTAIQDNYQSVNHNFTEHTEHISEGIQKAAMSLDSRIAALENCAVQVARIVEFQQSLEQSLQTLEKTAQLEQVLGEVRTNLALLKPVLEQLNKPRRITLVEAEEKRS, encoded by the coding sequence ATGACTGCAAAATCTCTCAACTTTTCTCCCAAATCAGAGCGACAGGAATTAGATGTCAAACTTTGGCTTATTTTAGCCATAGGATTAATCGTTACTTTAGGTATCTATGTAGCGGTATTACCCGTTAAAAATACTTTTTTGGGTACGTTGTTATATGAACGGGGATTTACCCAAATTCTCGCCATATTTTTGGGTGGGATGGTAATGACTATTACTGTTCTCAAGTTTACGAAAATTCAACTTGAATCCAAGGCATTTAGCAAAGATTTACTGCCTGGGAACATTTTACTTGAAAACCCTAAATCGGTTCAAGTAGAAAAACTACAACAATCTTTATCTAGCGAAAAAAGTTTATTAGCCCGTCGCTGTAATCGGGTTATTGCTGCCTATATAGCTTCAGGAAATAAGCAAATCGCTACTGAATTTGCAATGGAAGATTCGGCTTTTTATAGTAGTACAGCAGAAACTTCATATTCCGTAGCTCGCATTTTAGTTTGGGCAATTCCCCTCTTAGGATTTATCGGTACAGTAGTTGGTATTAGTGGTGCTGTCAATGGTTTTAGTGGTTTCTTACAACAGTCTAGTGATATCGAACAAATTAAACAGGGTATTGGTACTGTTACCAGTGGTTTAGCCGTAGCTTTTGACACTACTCTTTTAGCTTTATTTGTTAGTGTTTTGGTGATGATTCCTTTGGTGTTAGTCGAAAGACAGGAATCCCGGTTATTATTAGCAATTGATATTTATATTAACGATAGACTTTTACCCCGTCTCAAAGCCGCAGAAAGTTTAGATAAAACCATTGTTGATGATGCCATCTCTCAGGCATTCCAAAAACATCTTCCCTCACCAGAAGTTTTGATTAAACCAGCCCAGGAATACGCTAAACAAGCCGCTGATGCTTTAGCTCAGGGGTTTTTAAGTGAGGTTGGTAAAATTCATGGGACAACTAATAAATTGATACAGCAGATGAGTTATATCAATCAAATGGCTGTTAAAGATAGAGAAAATTTTATTAGCACATTAGCCCAACAAGAACAATCTAGTCAAAAAATTGTCCAGGAAATTCAACAAATTAGCACTGCAATTCAAGATAATTACCAAAGCGTTAATCATAATTTCACAGAACATACAGAACATATCTCTGAAGGAATCCAGAAAGCAGCTATGTCTTTAGATAGTCGCATTGCAGCCTTAGAGAATTGCGCTGTTCAGGTAGCGAGGATTGTCGAATTTCAGCAGAGTTTAGAGCAGAGTTTACAGACTTTAGAAAAAACAGCACAATTAGAACAGGTATTAGGAGAAGTACGTACAAATCTAGCATTATTAAAACCAGTATTAGAACAACTGAATAAACCACGTCGTATCACCTTAGTTGAAGCTGAAGAAAAGCGTTCATGA
- the cmr6 gene encoding type III-B CRISPR module RAMP protein Cmr6, producing the protein MTFEKPKPRQLNQPNLPVVNRPNRNNPPNDNRGGNRGGHNGGNRGNGGNNNGGNGGNQPAIPSPWLNPDNEPKPHPDASFVEYLRWMRSPQNDDAIKNSTKVQILQMAEQGSKYSQRLQELTKRTELIAQSSFKVQCPWRIRVGGHRGPESILLPAFDALGIPYIPSSTLRGVARTQAIREIMAQQNLEWKDAEKQIAPWFGYLDAKNPGDRSGKVVFLDAYPLPLQNQNVLAVDMANNIWQWENNSPRYSPNPNPFLSLEKPMFMIGLRLASNCQDNGILEKVKQWLINGLQAGVGSQVNTGYGQLNPAGKLENNGEFLRVKFILEGQLIHGQQKFRNINQPYRIANNGNIKTDTINHAEVRPVAFKSMLRYWFRSFVLGVLEPGIVQTWENQIFGGINPTKQYGWLMVRVLEGKITQKEAQNQNDKVGSQEGILTLKYSPEIPEFQKRNLQKLIKNLAWLMFHLGGIGQGARRPCYSRQNNQYAPWWRGSTLIPESEDSFWELPETTQQFQKLFRQRIEAFYQALQSLSVNFNYRQLRSCGTVNSFTWFEALDINAKIIVVKNNNSNKGYALNTLHQHFHQLENTNYTEAKNLCGGVKKDFPNKVKREVVPSPIWIADLDDYQVVTVFGATENPRRKYLETLQNKLQIFPL; encoded by the coding sequence ATGACATTTGAAAAACCTAAACCACGCCAATTAAATCAACCCAATCTCCCAGTAGTTAATAGACCTAATAGAAATAATCCTCCCAATGACAACAGAGGTGGTAATAGAGGAGGTCACAATGGCGGTAATCGTGGCAATGGAGGAAATAATAACGGTGGTAACGGGGGTAATCAACCTGCTATTCCGTCTCCCTGGCTAAACCCAGACAATGAACCTAAGCCCCATCCAGATGCTAGTTTTGTGGAATATCTGCGGTGGATGCGATCGCCACAAAATGATGATGCAATCAAAAACTCCACCAAAGTACAAATACTGCAAATGGCAGAACAGGGGTCAAAGTATTCCCAGCGATTACAGGAACTCACAAAACGTACTGAATTAATAGCCCAAAGTAGTTTTAAAGTGCAATGTCCTTGGCGGATTAGAGTAGGTGGACACAGAGGACCAGAAAGTATTCTGTTACCTGCCTTTGATGCTTTGGGTATTCCCTACATCCCTTCTAGCACCCTGCGCGGTGTGGCCAGAACCCAGGCTATCCGGGAAATAATGGCACAGCAAAATCTTGAATGGAAAGATGCTGAGAAACAGATTGCACCTTGGTTTGGGTATTTAGATGCCAAAAATCCCGGCGATCGCTCAGGTAAAGTTGTATTCTTAGACGCTTATCCGTTACCACTACAAAATCAAAATGTATTAGCTGTGGATATGGCTAATAATATTTGGCAATGGGAGAATAATTCACCAAGATATAGCCCCAATCCCAACCCATTTCTAAGTTTAGAAAAACCCATGTTTATGATTGGGTTAAGGTTAGCTAGTAATTGTCAAGATAACGGAATATTAGAAAAAGTCAAACAGTGGTTAATCAACGGTTTACAAGCTGGTGTAGGTTCTCAGGTTAACACTGGTTATGGTCAATTAAATCCCGCAGGAAAACTTGAGAATAACGGTGAATTTTTGAGAGTAAAATTTATTTTAGAAGGTCAGTTAATTCATGGACAACAAAAGTTTAGAAATATTAATCAACCTTATAGAATAGCTAATAATGGAAACATAAAAACAGATACAATTAATCATGCAGAAGTACGCCCAGTTGCCTTTAAATCAATGTTAAGATATTGGTTTAGAAGCTTTGTATTGGGGGTTTTAGAACCTGGAATAGTTCAAACTTGGGAAAATCAAATATTTGGTGGGATTAACCCCACTAAACAATATGGCTGGCTGATGGTGAGAGTATTAGAAGGCAAAATTACACAAAAGGAAGCCCAAAACCAGAATGATAAAGTTGGCAGTCAAGAAGGGATTTTAACATTAAAATATTCACCAGAAATACCAGAATTTCAAAAACGAAATTTGCAGAAATTAATCAAAAATCTCGCTTGGTTAATGTTTCATTTAGGTGGTATAGGTCAAGGTGCAAGAAGACCTTGTTATTCTCGCCAAAATAATCAATATGCTCCCTGGTGGCGGGGTTCAACTTTAATACCTGAAAGTGAAGATTCATTTTGGGAATTACCAGAAACCACACAGCAATTTCAAAAATTATTTAGACAAAGAATAGAAGCATTTTATCAAGCATTACAAAGTTTAAGTGTTAATTTTAATTACCGTCAACTAAGAAGTTGTGGTACAGTTAATTCTTTTACCTGGTTTGAAGCCTTAGATATTAATGCAAAAATCATAGTTGTTAAGAATAACAATAGTAATAAAGGATATGCACTAAACACTCTGCATCAACATTTCCATCAATTAGAGAACACAAATTACACTGAAGCTAAAAATTTATGTGGTGGTGTTAAGAAAGATTTTCCTAATAAGGTAAAGCGTGAAGTAGTTCCTTCCCCTATATGGATTGCAGATTTAGATGATTACCAAGTAGTAACAGTCTTTGGTGCTACTGAAAATCCCCGCCGAAAATATTTAGAAACATTACAAAATAAACTGCAAATTTTTCCACTATGA
- the cmr4 gene encoding type III-B CRISPR module RAMP protein Cmr4 yields MEYIYLYLLSPLHTGGTTQEGNLLGIARESHTNLPYIPSSTVRGKVRSLATNEDLKHQLFGNELKDGQQLEQGNIWIGDASILWLPVPSLSHSVVWVSCPLLLQRWQRLQGGKLSIPSEYSCNFNNGAAVYLKDAIIKAEQLQSGNSLEQFVPQSDSTKSINRLLVLPDKHCATLIQMSLWRQVKIKLDAHKSVDGGFRYEEAIPPDTLMYLPWGITSQANGTSQKSYDNFKNLLAANEILQIGGQESLGRGFVQQWM; encoded by the coding sequence ATGGAATACATTTATTTATATCTGCTTTCACCATTACATACAGGTGGTACAACCCAAGAGGGTAACTTATTAGGAATTGCCCGTGAATCTCATACTAATTTACCTTACATTCCTTCTAGTACAGTGCGGGGTAAAGTGCGTTCATTGGCTACAAATGAAGACCTAAAACATCAACTATTTGGCAATGAATTAAAAGATGGTCAACAATTAGAACAGGGTAATATTTGGATTGGTGATGCTTCTATATTATGGTTGCCAGTACCCTCATTAAGTCATAGTGTAGTTTGGGTAAGTTGTCCTCTTTTATTACAACGTTGGCAGCGTTTACAAGGTGGTAAATTATCCATACCTTCAGAATATAGTTGTAACTTTAATAATGGTGCTGCGGTTTATTTAAAAGATGCAATTATCAAAGCAGAACAACTACAATCAGGAAATAGTTTAGAACAATTTGTACCTCAATCTGATTCTACAAAATCTATAAACCGATTATTGGTTTTACCAGATAAACATTGTGCAACATTGATTCAAATGAGTTTATGGCGACAGGTAAAAATTAAACTTGATGCCCATAAATCAGTAGATGGTGGTTTCCGTTATGAAGAAGCAATTCCGCCGGATACATTAATGTATTTACCTTGGGGAATTACATCACAAGCTAATGGAACATCGCAAAAATCTTACGATAATTTTAAAAATTTATTAGCAGCCAATGAAATCCTACAAATTGGAGGACAAGAAAGTTTAGGACGTGGATTTGTCCAACAATGGATGTAG
- a CDS encoding type III-B CRISPR module-associated Cmr3 family protein — translation MHWYKLTPLDILMLRDAKPFSPQQRAWAGSVFPPNGHTIAGALRGLLGGGEFDITGSFLSYENTLYLPRPLGFAGSIDLVPLVWEKKSYINNALWDETQPCPLVKPYNAKDEDEEDEENQNNPLQKCVGSSEAKFRQYLPYEVVKEYLESGRINKEDWQAIEGRHEDKPYAIETRSHNSIEPGTKQVKDADGYFVENAIRLHQNWGFAIGINEKIETPATIRLGGEGHRVILESCPELGEQWQELQQLSDNNFNHDDKAIAYLVTPGVFERPHTDKHKNRINLCRPYPWEWKIKDGNFVGMATDKPVPISCRIRAKEDKTSIPAPQVFAAPPGSLYYLNKPQGLFQDNKRLENDKENRVNNWRKLGYSEMLWIKYQNN, via the coding sequence ATGCACTGGTACAAACTGACACCATTGGATATTTTAATGTTAAGGGATGCCAAACCATTTTCACCACAGCAGAGGGCGTGGGCGGGTAGTGTGTTTCCTCCCAATGGACATACTATAGCTGGTGCATTGCGGGGGTTGTTGGGAGGTGGTGAATTTGATATTACGGGTTCATTTTTGAGCTATGAAAACACCCTATATTTACCTCGACCTTTGGGGTTTGCGGGTTCTATAGACCTTGTACCTTTAGTGTGGGAAAAAAAATCTTATATCAATAATGCCTTATGGGATGAAACCCAACCTTGTCCATTGGTGAAACCTTATAATGCTAAAGATGAAGATGAGGAAGATGAAGAAAATCAAAACAATCCATTACAAAAATGTGTAGGGAGTTCCGAAGCAAAGTTTAGACAGTATTTACCTTATGAAGTTGTCAAAGAGTACTTAGAATCTGGTAGAATTAATAAGGAAGATTGGCAAGCCATTGAGGGTAGACACGAAGATAAACCATACGCCATAGAAACCCGTTCTCATAATAGCATTGAACCCGGAACAAAACAAGTCAAAGATGCTGATGGTTATTTTGTGGAAAATGCTATTAGACTACATCAAAATTGGGGGTTTGCTATAGGAATTAATGAGAAAATAGAAACACCTGCTACGATCAGATTGGGAGGAGAAGGACATAGAGTAATTTTAGAATCTTGTCCAGAACTGGGGGAACAATGGCAAGAATTACAGCAATTATCTGATAATAATTTTAATCATGATGATAAAGCAATAGCTTATTTGGTGACTCCTGGAGTTTTTGAAAGACCCCATACAGACAAGCATAAAAATAGAATCAATTTATGTCGTCCTTATCCTTGGGAGTGGAAAATCAAAGACGGTAATTTTGTGGGTATGGCCACAGATAAACCAGTCCCAATCAGTTGCAGAATCAGAGCTAAAGAGGATAAAACAAGTATTCCTGCACCCCAAGTATTTGCAGCACCACCGGGGAGTTTGTACTATTTGAATAAACCTCAAGGTTTGTTTCAGGATAATAAACGTTTGGAGAACGATAAAGAAAATCGTGTAAATAACTGGCGAAAACTCGGTTATTCAGAAATGTTGTGGATTAAATATCAAAACAATTAG